In a genomic window of Mucilaginibacter sp. KACC 22063:
- a CDS encoding hemolysin family protein: MGPEIDIHINGFHIFLTIFLVLLNGFFVAAEFAIVRVRGSQIEIQAKAGSQMAKIARGIMHNLDGYLAATQLGITIASLGLGWAGESVVTNVMLNLFKAFGLTITSAFVINTSHVVAFVVITILHIVFGELAPKTLAIQRSVRTAMAVAWPLRFFFVIFRPAIWVLNTFANFILSLFGIKAVHGEESHHSSEELQYILEQGKESGALDSSEHELIKNVFDFNERVVKNIMVPRTRISGIDIDSTRDELVDCLINEGYSRMPVYDDTIDKIVGIVHAKDVLRLLARNEEIELRNIIRKPYFIPETKKINNLMAELQQKRIQIAIVLDEFGGTAGMVTLEDIVEELVGEIQDEYDEEKPIVEKINDREYVVNALAPIYDVNEHLPHDLPEDGDFDTVSGWLGDIFGKIPDVGEQKEANGYNITVLKKSDQNIESVKLELLLNEEDTVDLH; this comes from the coding sequence ATGGGCCCCGAGATCGACATACACATAAACGGTTTTCACATTTTCCTTACCATATTTCTGGTTCTGCTGAACGGCTTTTTTGTGGCGGCAGAGTTTGCAATAGTCCGCGTACGCGGATCGCAAATAGAGATCCAGGCTAAAGCGGGTAGCCAGATGGCAAAAATAGCCCGTGGCATTATGCACAACCTTGATGGTTACCTGGCCGCAACCCAGTTAGGTATTACCATAGCCTCGCTGGGCCTGGGTTGGGCAGGTGAGAGCGTGGTCACTAATGTAATGTTGAACCTCTTTAAAGCGTTTGGGCTTACCATTACTTCTGCTTTTGTAATTAACACCAGCCACGTTGTGGCTTTCGTTGTTATCACCATATTGCATATTGTATTTGGTGAACTTGCACCTAAAACGCTTGCTATACAGCGGTCGGTACGTACAGCAATGGCTGTGGCCTGGCCGCTGCGTTTTTTCTTTGTGATCTTCAGGCCGGCGATATGGGTATTAAACACCTTCGCTAATTTTATCCTTAGCCTGTTCGGTATTAAAGCCGTGCATGGTGAAGAATCGCACCACAGTTCTGAAGAGCTGCAATATATATTGGAGCAAGGCAAAGAAAGCGGTGCGCTTGATTCATCAGAACATGAGCTGATTAAAAACGTGTTTGACTTTAACGAACGCGTAGTAAAAAATATCATGGTGCCGCGTACTCGTATTTCGGGCATTGATATTGATTCTACACGTGATGAACTGGTAGACTGCCTGATTAATGAAGGTTATTCGCGCATGCCGGTTTATGATGATACCATAGATAAGATCGTAGGCATTGTACACGCCAAGGATGTATTAAGGCTTTTGGCGCGTAACGAAGAGATCGAACTTAGAAACATCATCCGTAAACCGTACTTTATACCAGAAACCAAGAAGATCAATAACCTGATGGCCGAACTGCAACAGAAACGCATTCAGATTGCCATTGTGCTGGACGAGTTTGGCGGTACGGCAGGTATGGTTACCCTGGAAGATATTGTTGAGGAATTGGTGGGCGAGATACAGGACGAATACGATGAAGAAAAGCCAATTGTAGAAAAGATCAACGACCGCGAGTACGTGGTAAATGCGCTTGCACCGATTTACGATGTAAACGAGCACCTGCCGCACGATCTGCCGGAAGACGGCGACTTTGATACCGTATCGGGCTGGTTAGGCGATATCTTTGGAAAGATCCCTGACGTTGGTGAGCAGAAAGAAGCCAATGGCTACAACATCACCGTCCTTAAAAAATCAGACCAGAACATTGAGTCGGTAAAACTTGAGCTGTTGCTTAATGAAGAAGATACTGTAGATTTACATTAA
- a CDS encoding inorganic diphosphatase, producing MSTQHPWHQVSTGENVPEIVNAIIEIPKGSKAKYEIDKESGLLKLDRVLFSSVMYPANYGFIPQTYCDDKDPLDILVICSVDVFPMSIIEAKVVGVMHMVDNGEQDDKIIAVAKNDMSVNYINDLNELPPHTMKEIVRFFQDYKGLEGKNVTIEHLLGRRYAHKVIQESLDLYKSTFPSYQ from the coding sequence ATGAGTACACAACATCCCTGGCACCAGGTTTCAACCGGAGAGAATGTTCCGGAAATTGTAAATGCGATTATTGAAATTCCTAAAGGATCAAAAGCTAAATATGAAATTGATAAAGAGTCGGGCCTTTTAAAGCTTGACCGCGTTTTATTTTCATCAGTGATGTATCCGGCCAACTACGGCTTTATTCCTCAAACATATTGTGACGATAAGGACCCTTTGGATATCTTAGTCATATGTTCTGTTGATGTGTTCCCGATGTCAATTATTGAGGCTAAAGTAGTGGGTGTGATGCACATGGTTGACAATGGTGAGCAAGACGATAAAATTATCGCCGTAGCTAAAAATGACATGTCTGTTAACTATATTAATGACCTGAATGAGCTGCCTCCGCATACGATGAAAGAAATTGTACGTTTCTTCCAGGACTATAAAGGCCTTGAAGGTAAAAACGTTACCATTGAGCATCTGTTAGGCAGGAGATATGCGCATAAAGTAATTCAAGAAAGTTTAGATTTGTATAAATCTACTTTCCCGTCGTACCAATAA
- a CDS encoding DedA family protein, with translation MESFWDHLHNITDAKAIISQGGYYLLLVVVFAETGLFFGFFLPGDYLLFLAGLFCATGTLDVPVFHLVASLIGAAVLGNFMGYWFGYRTGDVLLSKNDSLFFKKRYIAMAEKFYDKYGGMALVLGRFFPIIRTFAPIFAGIVKVKFRKFTLYNIVGGIAWVSTLTLLGYYLGKQYPQLKDYLHYIILGLITITTIPLLIAFLKRKKADEEN, from the coding sequence ATGGAAAGCTTTTGGGATCACCTGCATAATATAACCGATGCTAAAGCTATCATCAGCCAGGGGGGGTATTACCTTTTACTTGTTGTTGTATTTGCAGAAACGGGGTTATTCTTTGGTTTTTTCCTGCCGGGAGATTACCTGCTGTTTCTGGCAGGGCTTTTCTGTGCAACAGGTACGCTTGACGTACCGGTATTCCATCTGGTAGCATCGCTTATTGGTGCAGCTGTTCTCGGAAACTTTATGGGCTATTGGTTTGGTTACAGAACTGGTGATGTGTTGTTAAGCAAAAACGATTCACTGTTCTTTAAAAAGCGATATATCGCAATGGCCGAAAAATTTTATGACAAATATGGCGGTATGGCACTGGTGTTAGGTAGATTTTTTCCCATCATCAGAACTTTTGCCCCTATCTTTGCAGGTATTGTAAAAGTAAAGTTCAGGAAGTTTACACTTTACAATATTGTAGGTGGTATTGCCTGGGTATCAACTTTAACCTTATTAGGTTATTATTTAGGCAAACAATATCCCCAGTTAAAAGATTATTTGCATTATATCATACTTGGTTTAATAACAATCACAACTATTCCGTTGTTAATTGCGTTTTTAAAACGTAAAAAGGCGGATGAAGAAAATTAA
- a CDS encoding NADH-quinone oxidoreductase subunit N, whose product MNTLILISVLPIVLLYLGLYKAKNALLPVTVIGLLVAAGLAVAQWKTDAQPLFNGMIQFDHFSIAFSAITIFSTILILLLSKDYFEKISSHVAEYYAIILFALAGIIVMVSYYNLTMLFIGIEIMSVSLYILAGIKKRDIASNEASLKYFLMGAFSTGFLLFGIALIYGATGSFNLAVIRDWILTHPHSSEFLYLFYTGILMIIVGLCFKLGAAPFHFWTPDVYEGSPTLITTFMSTVVKTAGIAAFLRLFSIAFASVSDFWTPVLVTITVITLFIGNITAIYQVSFKRMLAFSSVSHAGYLLFAVVALGASSANSVFIYATAYSIASIIAFGVLILVQQQSGSDKFEAFNGLGKNNPFLAFVLTVAMLSLAGIPLTAGFIGKFFMFSGALSRYHYWLVIVAVVNAIISIYYYFRVIIAMFFRTANNETTLVVPGYYSFVLGLSAVLTIVVGIYPGILSDLIY is encoded by the coding sequence ATGAATACCTTAATACTAATATCCGTTTTACCTATAGTACTGTTGTATTTAGGCTTATATAAAGCTAAAAATGCATTACTACCGGTTACCGTTATCGGCTTATTAGTGGCAGCCGGCTTAGCTGTTGCACAATGGAAAACTGATGCGCAGCCATTATTTAATGGCATGATTCAGTTTGATCACTTTTCAATAGCATTTTCTGCAATCACCATCTTTTCAACCATACTGATCCTGTTGCTTTCAAAAGATTATTTTGAAAAGATCAGCAGCCACGTTGCGGAGTATTATGCTATTATCCTGTTTGCTTTAGCAGGTATCATTGTAATGGTATCTTATTATAACCTTACCATGCTGTTCATCGGTATTGAGATCATGTCGGTAAGCTTATACATCCTGGCAGGTATTAAAAAGCGGGATATCGCATCTAACGAGGCGTCATTGAAATATTTTTTGATGGGTGCCTTCTCTACAGGTTTCTTGTTATTTGGTATCGCGTTGATCTACGGAGCAACGGGTTCATTTAACCTGGCTGTTATCCGCGACTGGATTTTGACGCATCCGCACAGCAGTGAGTTTTTGTACCTGTTTTATACCGGTATCCTGATGATCATTGTTGGTTTATGCTTCAAATTAGGCGCTGCTCCGTTTCACTTCTGGACACCAGATGTATACGAAGGTTCACCAACGCTGATCACTACGTTTATGTCAACTGTTGTTAAAACAGCTGGTATAGCAGCATTCCTTCGTTTGTTTTCTATTGCCTTTGCAAGCGTATCAGATTTCTGGACACCGGTATTGGTTACCATCACCGTGATTACTTTATTTATAGGTAACATCACCGCTATTTACCAGGTAAGCTTTAAGCGTATGCTGGCTTTCTCAAGTGTATCACATGCGGGTTACCTTTTGTTTGCGGTAGTTGCTTTAGGCGCATCCTCAGCCAACTCGGTATTTATTTATGCTACAGCATATTCTATTGCTTCTATTATTGCTTTCGGGGTGCTGATCCTTGTTCAGCAGCAGTCTGGCAGTGATAAGTTTGAGGCATTTAACGGGTTAGGAAAAAATAACCCTTTCCTGGCTTTTGTATTAACGGTAGCCATGTTATCGCTGGCTGGTATTCCTTTAACTGCGGGCTTTATAGGTAAATTCTTTATGTTCTCGGGCGCACTGTCACGCTACCATTACTGGTTGGTTATTGTGGCTGTGGTAAACGCGATCATCAGCATTTACTATTATTTCCGTGTTATTATTGCCATGTTCTTCCGCACGGCTAATAATGAAACCACACTGGTAGTGCCGGGTTATTACAGTTTTGTGCTGGGTTTATCGGCCGTATTGACAATTGTAGTAGGTATTTATCCGGGTATACTTTCTGATCTCATTTATTAA
- a CDS encoding complex I subunit 4 family protein: MTVSILLFLPIIAALAVMLFKNQAAKHVALLFALVELAIAVVFTARFVPDASTQFAVDLPWMPKLGIYFTAGIDGISMILVLLNTLLIPIIILATYNHEYKNAKVFYALMLFMQSGMLVVFTAIDGFLFYVGWEAALLPIYFICAMWGGQNRIKVNIKFFIYTFAGSLFMLLAIIYLHLQTPSRTYDLHDFYELNLSLKEQGWIFWAFFLAFAIKMPVFPFHTWQPDTYTEAPTGGTMLLSGIMLKMGVYGAIRWMIPVVPLGFDHWQYIVITLAVIGIIYASLIAFNQKDGKRLIAYSSIAHVGLIAAGVFAWTNTGVQGAMVQMLNHGINVVGMFFIMDIISRRLNTRDLDQLGGIAKVAPKFAIAFLIILLGTVALPLTNGFIGEFLLLNSLYEYNILLCAAGGLTIIFGAVYMLRMYKRAMQGETNALTAAFTDISGTETLVLGIICTLIIVLGVYPKAVMHISDAAVTNLVKIVNSKITSGGLNSSMPVKK, translated from the coding sequence ATGACGGTTAGTATATTACTTTTTCTACCCATAATTGCAGCCCTGGCTGTAATGCTGTTTAAAAATCAGGCAGCTAAACATGTGGCCCTGTTGTTCGCATTGGTCGAACTGGCGATTGCAGTTGTATTTACCGCGCGCTTTGTTCCGGATGCATCAACACAATTTGCAGTTGATTTACCGTGGATGCCAAAGCTGGGTATTTACTTTACGGCAGGTATTGATGGTATCAGTATGATATTGGTACTGCTTAATACTTTGCTTATTCCCATTATTATTCTGGCTACTTATAACCACGAATATAAAAATGCCAAAGTATTTTATGCCCTTATGCTGTTTATGCAAAGCGGTATGCTGGTTGTGTTTACAGCTATTGACGGCTTTTTATTTTACGTAGGTTGGGAAGCTGCATTACTGCCGATATATTTTATCTGCGCTATGTGGGGCGGCCAAAACCGTATTAAAGTTAACATCAAGTTCTTTATTTACACGTTCGCAGGTTCGCTGTTTATGTTGCTGGCTATTATATACCTGCATTTGCAAACACCGTCGCGCACTTATGACCTGCATGATTTCTATGAACTTAACCTTTCTCTAAAAGAGCAAGGATGGATATTTTGGGCATTCTTCCTGGCTTTTGCTATAAAGATGCCTGTATTCCCATTCCACACATGGCAGCCCGATACTTATACAGAAGCACCTACAGGTGGTACCATGTTATTGTCAGGTATTATGCTTAAAATGGGTGTATATGGAGCCATCCGCTGGATGATTCCTGTTGTGCCGCTTGGATTTGACCACTGGCAATACATTGTAATTACATTAGCTGTAATAGGTATCATCTATGCTTCGCTAATCGCCTTTAACCAGAAGGATGGCAAACGCCTGATCGCATATTCGTCTATTGCGCACGTTGGCTTAATTGCTGCCGGTGTTTTCGCGTGGACAAATACCGGTGTACAAGGCGCCATGGTGCAAATGCTAAACCACGGTATTAACGTAGTAGGTATGTTCTTCATTATGGATATCATCAGCCGCAGGCTTAATACCCGCGATCTTGACCAGCTTGGCGGCATTGCTAAAGTAGCGCCAAAATTTGCCATCGCATTCCTGATCATTTTATTAGGAACTGTTGCCCTGCCGCTTACCAACGGTTTTATCGGTGAGTTTTTGCTGTTAAACAGTTTATATGAATATAATATTCTGTTATGTGCTGCGGGTGGCTTAACCATCATTTTTGGTGCGGTATATATGCTGCGTATGTATAAACGTGCTATGCAGGGCGAAACTAACGCGCTAACTGCAGCATTCACAGACATTAGCGGTACCGAAACCCTGGTGCTGGGTATCATCTGCACTTTAATTATTGTACTGGGTGTATATCCAAAAGCAGTAATGCATATTTCAGATGCGGCAGTAACCAACCTGGTAAAAATTGTAAATAGTAAAATAACAAGCGGCGGCCTTAATTCTTCAATGCCGGTTAAAAAATAA
- the nuoL gene encoding NADH-quinone oxidoreductase subunit L, with the protein MNNYLWLIPLLPLAGFLINGLGRNVLPKNLIGAIGSLVILAAFGLSVAAFLQVKSTGAPINVSIFDWIQVGNFKVPFAFLVDQLSAIMLLIITGVGFLIHLYSIGYMHHDAGFGKFFAYLNLFVFFMLLLVLGSNYVVMFIGWEGVGLCSYLLIGFWFTNGSYADAAKKAFVMNRIGDLGFLIAIFLLIHFFGSASFADIFPKVASLHSPNTTKVLTLITMLLFVGATGKSAQIPLFTWLPDAMAGPTPVSALIHAATMVTAGIYMIARSNVLFNLAPMTMHVIAVIGLATAMIAALIALSQTDIKKVLAYSTVSQLGYMFLGLGVGAYTGSFFHVITHAFFKALLFLGAGSVIHAVSGEQDMRNMGGLYKKLPVTFWTMLMGTIAISGIPPFSGFFSKDEILYHTYLHSPIMYALGVITAIFTSFYMFRMLFLTFFGKFRGTHEQEHHLHESPASMTIPLIVLAILSVFGGLLNVPELLGGHEMLAHWLQPLFGEGKQLHETGGFSEMALMGISVTAAVVALIYAYIRYIKNAHVPVADGEERPALASLSYHKFYIDELYDTIIRKPLDALSVFFYKVVEKLGIDGLVNGLGSGTVETSKGLRLLQAGNVGFYIFMMVIGIVAILVYSLKF; encoded by the coding sequence ATGAATAATTATCTCTGGCTTATTCCTCTGCTGCCTTTGGCAGGCTTCCTGATCAACGGACTTGGCCGAAACGTATTACCTAAAAACCTGATTGGTGCTATAGGCAGCCTGGTTATCCTTGCTGCGTTCGGTTTAAGCGTTGCTGCATTTTTACAAGTTAAATCAACAGGTGCGCCAATCAACGTTTCTATATTCGATTGGATTCAGGTAGGTAACTTTAAAGTGCCGTTCGCATTTTTAGTAGATCAGCTAAGTGCTATTATGCTATTGATCATTACAGGTGTAGGTTTTCTGATCCATCTGTATTCTATCGGTTATATGCATCATGATGCAGGCTTCGGTAAGTTCTTCGCTTATCTAAACCTGTTCGTATTCTTTATGCTGTTACTGGTTCTGGGTTCAAACTACGTAGTAATGTTTATCGGTTGGGAAGGCGTAGGATTATGCTCATACCTGCTTATCGGTTTCTGGTTTACCAATGGCAGTTATGCCGATGCTGCTAAGAAAGCATTTGTGATGAACCGTATCGGCGACTTAGGTTTCCTGATCGCTATTTTCTTACTGATTCATTTCTTTGGCAGCGCCAGCTTTGCAGATATCTTCCCTAAGGTAGCAAGCCTGCACAGCCCTAACACTACAAAAGTATTAACGCTGATTACTATGCTGCTATTTGTGGGCGCAACCGGTAAATCGGCACAGATACCATTATTTACCTGGCTACCTGATGCGATGGCTGGCCCGACTCCGGTTTCAGCGTTGATCCACGCAGCTACCATGGTTACCGCAGGTATCTACATGATCGCACGCTCAAACGTATTATTCAATCTGGCGCCGATGACCATGCATGTTATTGCCGTTATTGGTTTAGCCACTGCTATGATTGCTGCATTGATCGCGTTGTCACAAACGGATATTAAAAAGGTATTGGCTTACTCAACGGTATCACAGTTAGGATATATGTTCCTGGGTTTAGGAGTTGGCGCTTACACGGGTTCATTCTTCCACGTCATTACTCACGCTTTCTTCAAAGCATTATTATTCTTGGGTGCAGGTTCTGTTATACATGCGGTAAGCGGCGAGCAGGATATGCGTAACATGGGCGGTTTGTATAAAAAGCTACCGGTTACTTTCTGGACCATGTTAATGGGCACCATTGCTATTTCTGGTATCCCTCCGTTTTCGGGGTTCTTTTCTAAAGACGAAATTTTGTACCATACCTATCTGCACAGCCCGATTATGTATGCTTTAGGTGTGATTACTGCCATATTCACTTCATTCTATATGTTCCGTATGCTGTTCCTTACCTTCTTCGGTAAGTTCAGAGGTACGCACGAGCAGGAACATCATCTGCACGAATCGCCTGCAAGCATGACCATACCACTGATTGTGTTAGCTATACTTTCTGTATTTGGCGGTTTACTTAATGTGCCGGAATTATTGGGCGGTCATGAGATGCTGGCACATTGGCTGCAACCACTTTTTGGCGAAGGCAAACAATTACATGAAACCGGCGGCTTTAGCGAAATGGCCTTAATGGGCATTTCGGTTACTGCTGCGGTTGTTGCATTGATTTATGCTTACATCAGATACATTAAGAATGCACATGTACCGGTTGCCGATGGCGAAGAACGCCCGGCATTGGCCAGCTTATCATACCATAAATTTTACATCGACGAATTATACGATACCATCATCCGCAAGCCGCTTGATGCGTTGTCAGTATTCTTCTATAAAGTGGTTGAGAAATTAGGTATCGATGGACTTGTTAACGGCTTGGGAAGTGGTACGGTTGAAACCAGTAAAGGCCTGCGCCTTTTACAGGCAGGTAACGTTGGTTTCTACATATTTATGATGGTGATTGGCATTGTTGCCATACTTGTTTATAGTTTAAAATTTTAG
- the nuoK gene encoding NADH-quinone oxidoreductase subunit NuoK: MENITHTIQTVPLNHYILLSAIIFAIGVTGVLIRRNAIVIFMSVELMLNAVNLLLTAFSAYRGDASGQVFVFFVMALAAAEVAVGLAIIVMIYRNTNSIDINVLNRLKW, from the coding sequence ATGGAAAATATAACACATACCATACAAACAGTTCCGCTTAATCATTACATCCTGTTAAGCGCTATTATTTTTGCAATTGGTGTAACCGGTGTACTTATCCGCAGAAACGCCATTGTGATTTTTATGTCGGTTGAGTTAATGCTGAATGCAGTTAACCTGTTGCTTACCGCATTCTCTGCCTACCGCGGCGATGCATCGGGACAAGTGTTTGTGTTTTTCGTAATGGCACTGGCAGCTGCTGAGGTTGCTGTAGGTTTGGCCATTATTGTAATGATCTATCGCAATACAAACTCGATAGACATTAACGTGCTGAACAGGTTGAAATGGTAA
- a CDS encoding NADH-quinone oxidoreductase subunit J family protein: MSTFYVIAFLSIVFSLLVIFAKNPVHSVLYLILTFFTFTIHYILLNAQFLAVVNFIVYMGAIMVLFLFVMMLLNLNKDTEPGKHYLVKIAGVVAGGCLLVTIVASVKALGKSQPIILENTNLGLVKNLGKVLFGEFLLPFEVSSVLLLSAMLGAVLLAKKEPKTA, translated from the coding sequence ATGAGTACTTTTTACGTAATTGCATTTCTATCAATCGTATTCTCGCTGCTGGTGATTTTTGCTAAAAATCCTGTGCATAGCGTGTTATACCTGATACTCACCTTTTTTACCTTCACCATTCATTACATTTTATTGAATGCACAGTTTTTGGCCGTGGTAAACTTTATTGTTTACATGGGTGCCATTATGGTGCTTTTCTTATTTGTGATGATGTTGCTTAACCTTAATAAAGATACCGAGCCGGGTAAGCATTACCTGGTAAAAATTGCAGGTGTAGTAGCCGGCGGTTGTTTGCTGGTAACCATTGTTGCATCGGTTAAGGCATTAGGTAAATCACAACCAATCATATTAGAAAATACTAATCTTGGTTTGGTTAAAAACTTAGGTAAAGTATTATTCGGCGAGTTTTTACTGCCTTTCGAAGTATCGTCAGTGTTATTATTATCAGCCATGTTAGGCGCTGTTCTGCTGGCTAAAAAAGAACCTAAAACTGCGTAA
- a CDS encoding NuoI/complex I 23 kDa subunit family protein has product MESLSNKRKVLEAKPLTLMEKAYLPAIAKGMGITMKHFIKNVFGKGEVTIRYPEQKREFSENFRGMHSLKRDEEGRERCTACGLCALSCPAEAITMTAAERQAGEEHLYREEKYAAVYEINMLRCIFCGLCEEACPKEAIYLDGDIVPTDFVRKDFIYGKDKLVEAPLNQ; this is encoded by the coding sequence ATGGAATCGTTAAGTAATAAACGAAAAGTACTTGAAGCCAAACCGCTTACCTTAATGGAAAAGGCATACCTGCCTGCCATTGCAAAAGGTATGGGTATTACTATGAAACACTTTATTAAAAATGTTTTTGGTAAGGGCGAAGTAACTATTCGCTATCCGGAGCAAAAACGCGAGTTTTCTGAAAACTTCCGTGGTATGCACTCGCTTAAACGCGACGAGGAAGGCCGCGAGCGTTGTACAGCCTGTGGCTTGTGCGCATTATCATGCCCTGCAGAAGCCATCACGATGACGGCTGCTGAACGCCAGGCTGGTGAAGAGCATTTGTACCGCGAAGAAAAATATGCTGCGGTTTATGAGATCAACATGCTGCGCTGCATTTTCTGCGGATTGTGTGAAGAAGCCTGCCCTAAAGAAGCAATTTACCTGGACGGCGATATTGTGCCAACAGATTTTGTAAGGAAGGACTTTATTTACGGGAAAGACAAATTAGTTGAAGCGCCGTTAAATCAATAA
- the nuoH gene encoding NADH-quinone oxidoreductase subunit NuoH: MELSDIIVKVILIVVIFLISLVVAMYSTYAERKIAAFFQDRVGPNRAGPFGILQPMADGAKMFMKEEIIPNRASGLLFIVGPSLAIMTACIGSAVIPWGQSMQIGSKVIDLQVTDINVGILYIFGVVSLGVYGIMIGGWASNNKYSLLGAIRAASQNISYEISMGLSIIALLLISGTLSLKEIAEQQHGFWANGYFTWNFFKQPLGFLIFIVCAFAETNRSPFDLPECETELVGGYHTEYSSMKLGFYLFAEYINMFISSAVMATLYFGGYNYPGMDWVTAHVGPVIGPIIGVVALFIKIFAFIFFFMWVRWTIPRFRYDQLMNLGWRTLIPLAIANIVLTGVISYLLK, from the coding sequence ATGGAACTTTCAGACATCATTGTTAAAGTAATTTTAATCGTTGTAATTTTCCTGATCAGCTTGGTTGTGGCGATGTACTCAACCTATGCCGAGCGTAAAATTGCAGCATTTTTTCAGGACAGGGTAGGCCCTAACCGTGCTGGTCCATTTGGTATTTTACAGCCTATGGCTGATGGTGCCAAAATGTTCATGAAAGAAGAGATCATCCCTAACCGTGCAAGCGGCCTGCTGTTTATTGTTGGCCCATCGCTGGCTATCATGACGGCTTGTATCGGCTCTGCGGTTATTCCCTGGGGACAGTCGATGCAGATCGGTTCAAAAGTGATTGACCTGCAGGTTACAGACATCAACGTAGGTATCCTTTACATATTCGGTGTGGTATCACTGGGTGTATATGGTATCATGATCGGTGGCTGGGCTTCTAATAATAAGTATTCATTGTTAGGTGCTATCCGCGCTGCTTCTCAAAATATCAGCTACGAAATTTCAATGGGATTATCAATAATCGCATTGTTACTCATCAGCGGTACATTGAGCCTTAAAGAAATAGCGGAGCAGCAACATGGTTTCTGGGCTAACGGTTACTTCACCTGGAATTTCTTTAAACAGCCACTGGGTTTCCTGATCTTTATTGTATGTGCATTCGCAGAGACCAACCGCAGCCCGTTCGATTTGCCTGAGTGCGAAACCGAGCTTGTAGGTGGTTATCATACCGAATATTCATCAATGAAACTGGGCTTTTACCTGTTTGCTGAATACATTAACATGTTCATCTCATCGGCAGTGATGGCTACCCTTTACTTTGGTGGTTACAACTACCCTGGTATGGATTGGGTTACTGCACACGTTGGTCCGGTTATTGGCCCAATCATAGGTGTTGTAGCATTGTTTATCAAAATATTTGCGTTCATCTTCTTCTTTATGTGGGTACGCTGGACTATCCCGCGTTTCCGTTATGACCAGTTGATGAACTTAGGCTGGCGCACGCTTATTCCGTTGGCTATAGCTAACATTGTGCTTACCGGCGTAATTAGTTATTTACTTAAATAA